A genomic window from Blastococcus saxobsidens DD2 includes:
- a CDS encoding gluconokinase: MDVVVGLDSGTTSTKAVTAGVDGRVRDVVSVGYPLLVPAPGRAELDAGELVGAAIEALTAVAACARERGDRVVAVALSAAMHGLVPMDDDGRPLGPLLTWADDRAAQWAQALVADGRAPDLHARTGTPVHAMSPLVKLSWERAADPDRVARVPRWGGVKELVVAALCGGRHVVDRSCASATGLYDIRAGRWDGEALQIAGVRAEQLGEVLPTTAALRGLRSEITSATGLPADLPVVIGASDGVLANLGIGAVRPDVAAVSLGTSGAMRVVVPAPTVDADRRLFCYALTDEAWVVGGAINNGGSVVRWAAQALAAGLEPAPDLVGEDADELDARLLAEAETVPVGSGGLLCLPYLLGERAPWWRSGLRGAYLGLRREHRREHLVRAAVEGVCQQLALVRDAFAATGLPVREVRATGGAVASPLWVSTLAAALDLPVRIADSPEGTGLGACLLGWHALGALPDLTAATALVAVHDPVLPDPDAVAVYRQLRPLAERSTRALADVLTTLDALDEVLPTVQT, from the coding sequence GTGGACGTCGTCGTCGGTCTCGACTCGGGGACGACGTCGACGAAAGCGGTCACCGCCGGCGTCGACGGGCGGGTCCGTGACGTCGTCAGCGTGGGGTACCCGCTGCTCGTGCCGGCCCCCGGACGCGCCGAGCTGGACGCCGGTGAGCTCGTCGGCGCGGCGATCGAGGCGCTCACCGCGGTCGCAGCCTGTGCCCGTGAACGGGGCGACCGGGTCGTCGCCGTCGCCCTCAGCGCGGCGATGCACGGGCTGGTACCCATGGACGACGACGGCCGCCCGCTCGGGCCGCTGCTGACCTGGGCCGACGACCGGGCCGCGCAGTGGGCGCAGGCGCTGGTCGCCGACGGCCGGGCGCCGGACCTGCACGCCCGCACCGGCACCCCCGTCCACGCGATGTCGCCCCTGGTGAAGCTGTCGTGGGAGCGGGCGGCCGACCCCGACCGGGTGGCCCGGGTGCCGCGCTGGGGCGGGGTCAAGGAGCTGGTGGTGGCGGCGCTCTGCGGCGGCCGGCACGTGGTCGACCGTTCCTGCGCCTCGGCCACCGGCCTCTACGACATCCGGGCCGGCCGCTGGGACGGCGAGGCGCTGCAGATCGCCGGCGTCCGCGCCGAGCAGCTGGGCGAGGTGCTGCCCACCACGGCGGCGCTGCGCGGGCTGCGGTCCGAGATCACGTCGGCCACCGGGCTGCCGGCCGACCTGCCGGTGGTCATCGGGGCGTCGGACGGCGTGCTCGCCAACCTCGGCATCGGGGCCGTGCGGCCGGATGTCGCCGCGGTGTCGCTGGGCACCAGCGGTGCGATGCGCGTCGTCGTCCCGGCGCCGACGGTGGACGCGGACCGCCGGCTGTTCTGCTACGCGCTCACCGACGAGGCCTGGGTGGTGGGCGGCGCGATCAACAACGGCGGGTCGGTGGTGCGGTGGGCCGCGCAGGCGCTCGCCGCCGGCCTCGAGCCGGCGCCCGACCTGGTGGGGGAGGACGCCGACGAGCTCGACGCCCGGCTGCTGGCCGAGGCCGAGACGGTGCCGGTGGGCAGCGGCGGGCTGCTGTGCCTGCCCTACCTGCTGGGCGAGCGAGCGCCGTGGTGGCGGTCGGGGCTGCGCGGGGCCTACCTCGGCCTGCGCCGGGAGCACCGCCGCGAGCACCTCGTACGGGCCGCGGTCGAGGGGGTCTGCCAGCAGCTGGCGCTGGTCCGCGACGCCTTCGCCGCAACCGGCCTGCCGGTGCGCGAGGTGCGGGCGACCGGCGGCGCGGTGGCCTCACCGCTGTGGGTCAGCACGCTGGCGGCGGCACTCGACCTGCCCGTCCGGATCGCCGACTCGCCCGAGGGCACCGGACTGGGGGCCTGCCTGCTGGGCTGGCACGCGCTGGGCGCGCTGCCCGACCTGACCGCCGCGACGGCGCTGGTCGCCGTCCACGACCCGGTCCTCCCGGATCCGGACGCCGTTGCCGTGTACCGGCAGCTGCGCCCGCTCGCCGAGCGGTCCACCCGTGCGCTGGCCGACGTGCTCACCACGCTCGACGCGCTGGACGAGGTGCTCCCCACCGTGCAGACGTAG